The Thermodesulfobacteriota bacterium sequence AGTCTAAGGCTTATGTCCGGCAACAAGCGTCAAAAAATAAGGGACGTTGTCGGTGACGTTGTAGAAGACTATATCGCCAGGTATACAAGCCTCAAATGGAGTTCGAGGGCGCTCTCAGACGTTGGCGATAGACTCGATAACCTTGACCAGATTGACCGGGATGTTCTTTTGATCCGCCTGGCAAATGAGTTGGAAGACAGTTTGAACTGCGGCGTTCTCTATTGCTCCGATGCCGATAGACGGAGAGAGTACATCGAGCGTTGGGGTCGAGACATGATAGAAATGGCAGACAGGATCGGCTTCCCTGCTCTAGCCTCCGAACTATCACGGGTATTCAAAGAAGTTACTTCAACAGAGATTCAAAGAGAGCTGCTCATCAGCAGCAGCCGGGATCGCGCCTACCTTGTTGCTCCCCGGTCCTATCACATGCGGCTATCTTTTGTGTTTTGCCACACCATTTTCATCACGATGCGCTTTCTGAGCAAATTATGCTATAAGATGAGAATGAATAGTGTAGGCGCTTTGTTTGATCCTAGTCGAGGTTAGAATGGCACACTCCTACGCCCAGGCAATTACTCAACTCTACAACCAACTACGGCTTAATGATTATTCAAAGGCCGATATGGTTCTAGTCCGTAATGCATACGAGCTAGCCATGTTACTTTTTTCGGGACGGTTTCAGCCTTCCGGGAAAACGCTTATCTCGCACGGGGTGGGAACAGCCAGCATTCTAACCTCACTTAGATTATCTGGAGAGGTGGTGGCGGCAGGCCTTATCCATAACGCTTACCAAAATGGCGACTTCGGGGACGGAAAGAGATTTATCTCAAAGTCTAAACGTAAGTATGTAAGACATACTGTGGGCGAAGGGGTCGAAGAATACGTGGCCCGGTTTGCCACCCTGAAGTGGAAACCAGAGAATATCTCGACTATCCGGGACGAAGTGAATAAACTAAACCCCATCGACCGTAATACAGTTCTAATACGTTTGGCAGACCACTTAGAACACCTCTTGGACCTCGACGTGCTTTACTACAAAGACATTGGACGCAAAAGGTACACGACAGATACTCATATTGTAGAAGAGGTTGCAGAGAGTCTGGGGTTCCCCAATCTGGCGGATGAAATAAGACAATCATACAAAGAAACTACTTCAGCCGAAATCCCCGTGGAATTTACCCCTCAACACAGCGAGTCGTTCGTTATACCGCCACCGTCTTACCGCAAACGACTATCCGTGCTTCTTCTGGAAAGGTTTTACTATTCAGGCTCTGTCCTGAAGCTGAGGAGGATGACTAGCTCTCTGGCATCGGTGTGGAAAGAGAAAAATAAGGTTTAAGAACCACCCTAGATTCTATAGACGTAGGAATGAAAAACCTATATCAATGAGACCGCAAGGGGAGAACTTATACCATATGAACAAACTATTACAGGG is a genomic window containing:
- a CDS encoding HD domain-containing protein; translation: MPPYAQTNIQLFNQLHREGYSNEEILLVRNAYQLAMRLFTGQYRPSGDTFISHLVGTASILASLRTPINIVTAGLLHAAYIHGDFGLMSLRLMSGNKRQKIRDVVGDVVEDYIARYTSLKWSSRALSDVGDRLDNLDQIDRDVLLIRLANELEDSLNCGVLYCSDADRRREYIERWGRDMIEMADRIGFPALASELSRVFKEVTSTEIQRELLISSSRDRAYLVAPRSYHMRLSFVFCHTIFITMRFLSKLCYKMRMNSVGALFDPSRG
- a CDS encoding HD domain-containing protein gives rise to the protein MAHSYAQAITQLYNQLRLNDYSKADMVLVRNAYELAMLLFSGRFQPSGKTLISHGVGTASILTSLRLSGEVVAAGLIHNAYQNGDFGDGKRFISKSKRKYVRHTVGEGVEEYVARFATLKWKPENISTIRDEVNKLNPIDRNTVLIRLADHLEHLLDLDVLYYKDIGRKRYTTDTHIVEEVAESLGFPNLADEIRQSYKETTSAEIPVEFTPQHSESFVIPPPSYRKRLSVLLLERFYYSGSVLKLRRMTSSLASVWKEKNKV